The Paenibacillus sophorae genome has a segment encoding these proteins:
- a CDS encoding ABC transporter permease, protein MKIKAITRLKSASERWAAIVAVCIAWEAVSRSGMVKDFILPPFTRVVYKLFQLLVTGQMWPDIGASMQRSASGFAISVLVAIPLGFLTAWSPRVRRVLDPVMQFMRNTPTLALYPVFILVFGLGELSKVAIIFWGGVWPVLMNTVEGVNRTDPLLIKSGRSMGASPLTLFFRIILPSALSFIFTGIRLSASRSIIILVAAEMLGADKGLGFLIFSSEQNYKVEQMYAGIIVLILLGVLVNFLLVRWEKRITRWKQEISGS, encoded by the coding sequence GTGAAAATAAAAGCCATAACAAGGCTCAAGTCCGCTTCCGAACGGTGGGCGGCGATTGTGGCGGTATGTATTGCCTGGGAGGCCGTTTCCCGGAGCGGCATGGTCAAGGATTTCATCCTTCCTCCATTCACCCGGGTCGTTTATAAGCTGTTCCAGCTGCTTGTTACGGGCCAGATGTGGCCCGACATCGGGGCCAGCATGCAGCGGTCTGCCTCCGGCTTCGCGATCTCGGTTCTGGTCGCTATCCCGCTCGGGTTCCTGACCGCTTGGTCGCCGAGAGTCCGGCGGGTGCTGGACCCAGTCATGCAGTTCATGCGCAATACGCCGACACTGGCACTCTATCCCGTGTTCATTCTTGTCTTCGGGCTTGGCGAATTGTCGAAGGTGGCGATTATTTTCTGGGGCGGGGTGTGGCCCGTCCTCATGAATACGGTGGAAGGAGTCAACCGAACAGATCCGCTCCTTATCAAGTCCGGCCGCTCCATGGGCGCTTCGCCGCTGACGCTGTTCTTCCGGATTATTCTGCCGTCTGCTCTGTCTTTCATTTTTACCGGCATTCGGCTCAGCGCTTCCCGCTCGATCATCATTCTGGTCGCTGCCGAGATGCTCGGAGCGGACAAGGGTCTCGGGTTTCTGATCTTCTCCTCCGAACAGAACTACAAGGTGGAACAGATGTATGCCGGTATTATTGTCCTGATCCTTCTGGGAGTGCTTGTCAATTTCCTTCTGGTCCGTTGGGAGAAGCGAATCACACGCTGGAAACAGGAAATTTCCGGGTCGTGA
- a CDS encoding 2-hydroxyacyl-CoA dehydratase yields the protein MRIQDVVDERLLDTLNGGTVIGIDIGSRTGKAVLLSGGEVYTSSVYTGINMQDTADELLEDLLDKSGLERSDISYIVGTGYGRIALQYTDIPTQIVTEISCHAMGAHYLNTDVRTIVDIGGQDSKAIRVDPLTGSVVEFVMNDKCAAGTGRFLEKVAEILELSIDELGQEAVKSDAPSEISSQCVVFAESEVISLRAKGATRQDIAAGIHFASAKRVRNLLKRVGIEPGLIFSGGVSNNVGMRKALEELSGHPLIEAKIDTIFAGALGASIHALNYSKAAVTSVKEAEDVFRVDLTGVENRIAERQEQLVANADDRKKVGYLCSYTPLEMISAAGVNHIRLFKAGNTETVASGEQITQSVFCDFTKSILGAFKEEDPLYTSLDKIYTFYTCDCIKTIGEAIGEFFTSADIYTLPRIKDKPSSRDFYNSQILSFKADLEQLSGNIITDGELSVQIRLYNQVRKLLTQISELRKRPNPPISGKDYLDLIKAFYYLPAEELLPLYQGIYDKLAAVPVREDRPIRLFMAGGIIADGDRKLIELIEDELGARIVAEDHCTGLKIASGYISEEGDPYRALAEGYIDQTPCARMKPLQERVEISGALATEYQADGVLYAYLKFCPCYGQVKNEFFRHYQQLGLPVLELPIDYSKSDQGQLKTRLEAFIEVLRERKGLAAIGTA from the coding sequence ATGCGGATTCAAGATGTAGTGGATGAAAGGCTGCTGGATACGTTAAACGGCGGCACTGTGATTGGCATTGACATCGGGTCGAGAACCGGCAAAGCGGTGCTTCTGTCCGGCGGGGAGGTGTACACGAGCTCGGTCTATACCGGGATCAATATGCAGGATACGGCCGACGAGCTGCTGGAGGATTTGCTGGACAAATCGGGTCTCGAACGTTCGGACATTAGCTATATCGTTGGTACGGGATACGGACGAATCGCTTTGCAGTATACTGACATTCCGACCCAGATCGTAACCGAAATCTCCTGCCACGCTATGGGCGCCCACTATTTGAACACGGATGTCCGGACGATCGTGGATATCGGGGGTCAAGACTCCAAAGCCATTCGGGTAGACCCGCTGACCGGAAGCGTTGTCGAATTCGTCATGAACGATAAATGCGCAGCCGGTACCGGACGCTTTCTGGAGAAGGTCGCTGAAATTCTGGAGCTGTCCATCGATGAGCTTGGGCAAGAAGCAGTGAAGTCTGATGCGCCTTCCGAAATCAGCAGCCAATGCGTCGTGTTTGCAGAGTCGGAGGTCATTTCCCTCCGGGCCAAAGGCGCGACGCGGCAGGATATCGCCGCCGGTATTCACTTCGCCTCGGCCAAGCGCGTCCGCAACCTGCTTAAACGGGTCGGGATCGAACCGGGCCTGATCTTCTCCGGAGGCGTCTCGAATAATGTCGGCATGAGGAAGGCGCTTGAGGAGCTTTCCGGCCATCCTCTGATTGAAGCCAAAATCGACACGATCTTTGCAGGTGCTCTGGGAGCTTCGATTCATGCTCTTAATTATTCCAAGGCTGCCGTCACTTCGGTCAAAGAAGCGGAGGACGTGTTCCGGGTTGACCTCACCGGCGTGGAGAACCGGATTGCCGAACGGCAGGAACAACTGGTTGCCAATGCCGACGACCGCAAAAAAGTCGGTTATCTGTGCTCCTATACGCCGCTTGAAATGATCAGCGCCGCAGGTGTCAACCATATCCGGTTGTTCAAAGCGGGCAATACTGAAACGGTGGCAAGCGGCGAACAGATCACGCAAAGCGTATTCTGCGATTTCACGAAGAGCATTCTCGGCGCCTTCAAAGAGGAAGATCCATTGTACACTTCGCTGGATAAAATCTACACCTTCTACACCTGCGACTGCATCAAAACCATTGGTGAAGCCATAGGGGAGTTCTTTACGTCGGCTGACATTTATACACTCCCCCGGATTAAGGACAAGCCGTCTTCACGTGATTTCTACAATTCCCAAATTCTAAGCTTCAAAGCCGATTTAGAGCAGTTGTCAGGCAATATCATCACTGACGGCGAGCTGAGCGTACAGATCCGGCTGTATAACCAGGTGCGCAAGCTGCTGACCCAAATCTCCGAACTGCGCAAACGTCCCAATCCGCCGATCTCGGGCAAAGATTACCTCGACTTGATCAAAGCCTTCTATTATCTGCCCGCTGAAGAGCTTCTCCCGCTGTACCAGGGAATCTATGACAAACTGGCTGCGGTGCCTGTCCGTGAAGACCGGCCGATCCGCCTGTTCATGGCGGGGGGCATAATCGCGGACGGCGACCGGAAGCTGATTGAGCTGATCGAGGATGAACTCGGGGCCAGAATTGTCGCCGAGGATCATTGCACCGGGCTGAAAATCGCCTCCGGCTATATCAGTGAGGAAGGTGATCCTTACCGGGCTCTGGCGGAAGGATATATCGATCAGACTCCATGCGCCCGAATGAAGCCGCTCCAGGAACGCGTGGAGATTTCGGGAGCGCTGGCAACCGAGTATCAAGCGGATGGCGTGCTGTACGCTTATCTCAAATTCTGCCCGTGCTACGGACAGGTCAAGAATGAATTCTTCCGGCACTATCAGCAGCTTGGTCTTCCGGTTCTTGAACTGCCGATCGATTATTCCAAGAGCGATCAGGGCCAGCTCAAGACCCGGCTTGAGGCTTTTATCGAAGTGCTGAGGGAGCGTAAAGGTCTGGCCGCAATCGGAACGGCTTGA
- a CDS encoding acyl-CoA dehydratase activase: MSDWKEIIDGDLVSTITGDIAVGLDLGSRTGKGVLLAGGKLYTAITPTGVYMQETADKLLDRLLKQSKVAREDIAYIVGTGYGRVALSFGEIGHKIVTEISCHAMGSHYLNAKVRSIVDIGGQDSKAIRVDPATGKVIEFIMNDKCAAGTGRFLEKVAHLLDLTLEQLGAEALNADAPADVSSQCVVFAESEVISLKAKGVSAANIAAGIHLATARRVRNLVNRIGLEPDLVFSGGVSNNPGMTKALEELLGHPISKVKLDTIYAGALGAAIFAQKAASRSESDLNDFALLNTK, from the coding sequence ATGAGCGATTGGAAAGAGATCATCGACGGAGACCTGGTGTCTACGATTACCGGAGATATCGCGGTCGGGCTGGATCTGGGGTCCAGAACGGGAAAAGGCGTGCTGCTGGCCGGAGGCAAGCTGTATACGGCGATTACCCCCACGGGTGTATACATGCAAGAGACGGCGGACAAGCTGCTGGACAGACTGCTGAAGCAGTCGAAGGTTGCGAGGGAGGATATTGCCTACATTGTCGGCACGGGGTACGGCCGTGTTGCGCTGAGCTTCGGCGAGATCGGGCACAAAATCGTGACCGAAATCTCCTGCCACGCCATGGGCTCTCATTACCTGAATGCCAAGGTGCGGTCGATTGTGGATATCGGCGGCCAGGATTCCAAAGCGATTCGGGTTGACCCGGCTACAGGCAAGGTTATCGAATTTATTATGAACGACAAATGTGCAGCAGGAACCGGGCGGTTTCTGGAGAAAGTCGCTCACCTGCTGGATCTGACGCTGGAGCAGCTCGGTGCTGAAGCGCTGAATGCTGATGCTCCCGCCGATGTCAGCAGCCAATGTGTAGTTTTTGCCGAATCCGAAGTAATCTCCCTGAAAGCAAAAGGCGTATCCGCCGCCAATATTGCCGCCGGCATCCACCTGGCTACGGCGCGCCGCGTCCGCAATCTCGTCAATCGGATCGGGCTCGAACCGGATCTCGTCTTCTCGGGAGGGGTATCGAACAACCCCGGTATGACGAAAGCGCTGGAGGAGCTGCTCGGGCATCCGATCAGCAAGGTCAAGCTCGACACGATCTATGCAGGAGCGCTCGGAGCGGCCATATTC